One segment of Micromonospora parathelypteridis DNA contains the following:
- a CDS encoding NUDIX hydrolase: protein MGALTWAVAAVVSDDTGRVLLCQQGRGERRYALPGGRLRPAESPVRAALRDIRAETGWEIELVDLVGVYHLTGPMRETPAGRAGPLPDVLVHVFRARAADVRPTADPPPGCRLSWHAPAALPEAVTPLTRAAVTDAVAGRSGVLRDAWAPGTDHDERPGVGQPPEQRGEAATDPSFRP, encoded by the coding sequence ATGGGCGCGCTCACCTGGGCGGTTGCCGCGGTCGTCAGCGACGACACCGGCCGGGTGCTGCTCTGCCAGCAGGGTCGGGGTGAACGCCGCTACGCGCTGCCCGGCGGGCGACTGCGCCCGGCCGAGAGCCCGGTGCGGGCGGCCCTGCGGGACATCCGCGCGGAGACCGGCTGGGAGATCGAGCTGGTCGACCTGGTCGGCGTCTACCACCTGACCGGGCCCATGAGGGAGACCCCGGCAGGACGCGCCGGGCCGCTACCGGACGTCCTCGTGCACGTGTTCCGGGCCCGCGCCGCCGACGTCCGACCCACCGCCGACCCACCGCCGGGCTGCCGCCTGTCCTGGCACGCCCCCGCCGCGTTGCCCGAGGCGGTCACCCCGCTCACCCGGGCCGCCGTCACCGACGCGGTCGCCGGCCGCTCCGGCGTGCTCCGCGACGCGTGGGCGCCCGGAACCGACCACGACGAGCGGCCGGGAGTGGGTCAGCCACCGGAGCAACGCGGCGAGGCAGCGACAGACCCGTCGTTCCGGCCCTGA
- a CDS encoding FAD-dependent oxidoreductase, producing the protein MRSAVVVGAGVGGLAVAGALARSGWQVTLLERAERVRPESTAVVLWPNGVRALQALGLGAGLAAIATPLADGGVRRPDGHWLVQPRPIPPDRMPVVVHREDLHDTLIAGLGDRVDLRTGVTVRHVRVEPGERPAVSDGRHTIEADLVVAADGTDSGIRRQLAPESRVVSSGCAAWRAVIPWYQAPRLPDDQPLAGEILGAGYRFVAASLGERGSSGGSTRGGIYWVATAAGAPRPEPPETQLALLRRWYAGWPAPVGALLDATDPADLVQQEVRELRPLPRAYGFPVGPGGVVLLGDAAHAMPPHLGQGACLAFEDAATLASLLREARLPDAVQAYDRVRRPRAATVVRQTRRMSAVLQTRGRLALRARDAALGTINTRLLSSAAATAAQWRPPA; encoded by the coding sequence ATGCGAAGCGCGGTGGTGGTCGGCGCAGGGGTCGGTGGCCTCGCGGTGGCCGGCGCGCTGGCCCGCTCCGGCTGGCAGGTCACCCTGCTGGAACGCGCCGAACGGGTCCGCCCCGAGTCGACCGCCGTGGTGCTCTGGCCCAACGGCGTCCGCGCGCTGCAGGCTCTCGGCCTCGGCGCGGGCCTGGCCGCCATCGCCACCCCGCTGGCCGACGGCGGGGTCCGTCGCCCGGACGGGCACTGGCTCGTGCAGCCTCGGCCCATCCCGCCCGACCGGATGCCCGTGGTGGTGCACCGCGAGGACCTGCACGACACGCTGATCGCCGGCCTTGGTGACCGGGTCGACCTGCGTACCGGCGTGACCGTGCGCCACGTCCGGGTGGAGCCGGGCGAGCGACCGGCGGTCAGCGACGGACGGCACACCATCGAGGCCGACCTGGTGGTCGCCGCCGACGGCACGGACAGCGGCATCCGCCGCCAACTCGCCCCCGAGTCCCGGGTGGTCAGCTCCGGATGCGCCGCCTGGCGGGCCGTCATTCCCTGGTACCAGGCACCCCGGCTGCCCGACGACCAGCCGCTGGCCGGCGAGATCCTCGGCGCCGGCTACCGGTTCGTGGCCGCGTCGCTGGGCGAGCGCGGTTCCTCAGGCGGGTCCACCCGGGGCGGCATCTACTGGGTCGCCACCGCCGCCGGGGCACCACGCCCGGAACCCCCGGAGACCCAGCTCGCCCTGCTGCGCCGCTGGTACGCGGGCTGGCCCGCCCCGGTCGGCGCGCTGCTCGACGCCACCGACCCGGCCGACCTGGTCCAGCAGGAGGTCCGCGAGCTTCGTCCGCTGCCCCGTGCGTACGGCTTCCCGGTCGGGCCGGGCGGGGTGGTGCTGCTGGGCGACGCGGCGCACGCCATGCCACCACACCTGGGGCAGGGCGCCTGCCTCGCGTTCGAGGACGCCGCCACGCTCGCCTCCCTGCTGCGGGAGGCTCGACTGCCCGACGCCGTTCAGGCGTACGACCGGGTGCGCCGTCCCCGGGCCGCGACCGTGGTCCGGCAGACCCGGCGGATGTCGGCGGTGCTGCAGACCCGGGGCCGGTTGGCGTTGCGCGCCCGGGACGCCGCACTCGGCACGATCAACACGCGGTTGCTCTCCAGCGCCGCGGCCACCGCCGCCCAGTGGCGTCCCCCAGCCTGA
- the trpC gene encoding indole-3-glycerol phosphate synthase TrpC — MLDEILAGVREDVARRQEQVPLERIRELAAAAPPPLDAYAALRKPGVAVIAEVKRSSPSKGRLAEIADPADLAVDYAAGGARAISVLTEGRWFGGSLDDLAAVRAAVTVPVLRKDFVVSSYQVHEARAHGADLVLLIVAALEQNVLMGLLERIESLGMTALVEVHDEEEADRALEAGAQVIGVNARDLRTLEVDRSVFERIAPGLPSSVVKIAESGVRGPHDLIRYASAGADAVLVGEGLVTQKSPREAVAELVNAGNHPATPRPVR; from the coding sequence GTGCTCGACGAGATTCTGGCTGGCGTACGTGAGGACGTCGCCCGACGCCAGGAGCAGGTTCCGCTGGAGCGGATCCGTGAACTGGCAGCGGCGGCGCCGCCGCCGCTGGACGCGTACGCGGCGCTGCGCAAGCCCGGCGTGGCCGTGATCGCCGAGGTGAAGCGCTCGTCGCCGTCCAAGGGCCGGCTGGCCGAGATCGCCGATCCGGCCGATCTGGCGGTCGACTACGCGGCCGGTGGGGCGCGGGCGATCAGCGTGCTGACCGAGGGGCGCTGGTTCGGCGGCTCACTGGACGACCTGGCGGCCGTCCGGGCCGCGGTCACCGTGCCGGTGCTGCGCAAGGACTTCGTGGTCTCCAGCTACCAGGTGCACGAGGCGCGCGCGCACGGCGCCGACCTGGTCCTGCTGATCGTCGCCGCGCTCGAACAGAACGTGCTGATGGGCCTGCTGGAGCGGATCGAGTCGCTGGGCATGACCGCGCTGGTCGAGGTGCACGACGAGGAGGAGGCCGACCGCGCTCTGGAGGCCGGCGCTCAGGTGATCGGGGTCAACGCCCGTGACCTGCGTACCCTTGAGGTCGACCGGTCGGTGTTCGAGCGAATCGCGCCCGGTCTGCCCAGCAGCGTGGTCAAGATCGCCGAGTCCGGCGTCCGCGGCCCGCACGACCTGATCCGGTACGCCTCCGCGGGTGCCGACGCGGTCCTCGTGGGCGAGGGCCTGGTCACGCAGAAGAGCCCCCGCGAGGCGGTTGCTGAGCTGGTCAACGCCGGCAACCACCCGGCAACGCCCCGGCCGGTGCGCTGA
- the trpB gene encoding tryptophan synthase subunit beta, whose product MSADALAPLAGPQPDSTGHFGRFGGRFVPEALVAALDELDGAWRTAMADESFRAEFGGLLRDYAGTPSLLYEARRFSARVGARVLLKREDLNHTGAHKVRNVLGQALLTKRMGKTRVIAETGAGQHGVATATAAALFDLECVVYMGQVDTERQALNVARMRMLGATVVPVTNGSRTLKDAMNEAMRDWVANVDETHYLIGTAAGPHPFPAMVRDFVRGIGDEARQQCLDLTGALPDAVTACVGGGSNALGIFHAFVGDQDVRLYGFEAGGDGVATGRHAASITGGSAGVLHGTRTFVLQDADGQTLESHSISAGLDYPGVGPEHAWLHDTGRASYLPVTDDEAMAAFELLCRTEGIIPAIESAHALAGTVALAPKLAAELGREPTIVVNLSGRGDKDVHTAGDYFGILDKER is encoded by the coding sequence ATGAGCGCCGACGCGCTGGCCCCACTGGCTGGCCCGCAGCCCGACTCCACCGGCCATTTCGGCCGTTTCGGCGGTCGGTTCGTTCCCGAGGCCCTGGTGGCCGCGCTGGACGAGCTCGACGGGGCGTGGCGCACGGCGATGGCGGATGAGTCCTTCCGGGCCGAGTTCGGTGGGCTGCTGCGCGACTATGCGGGCACGCCGTCGCTGCTCTACGAGGCCCGGCGGTTCTCCGCGAGGGTCGGCGCTCGGGTGCTGCTCAAGCGCGAGGACCTCAACCACACCGGCGCGCACAAGGTGCGCAACGTGCTCGGCCAGGCGCTGCTCACCAAGCGGATGGGCAAGACCCGGGTGATCGCGGAGACCGGGGCCGGCCAGCACGGCGTGGCGACCGCGACCGCCGCCGCCCTGTTCGACCTGGAGTGTGTGGTCTACATGGGCCAGGTCGACACCGAGCGGCAGGCGCTCAACGTCGCCCGGATGCGGATGCTCGGCGCCACCGTCGTTCCGGTCACCAACGGCTCGCGCACTCTCAAGGACGCGATGAACGAGGCGATGCGCGACTGGGTGGCCAACGTCGACGAGACGCACTACCTGATCGGCACCGCCGCCGGCCCGCACCCGTTCCCGGCGATGGTCCGCGACTTCGTCCGGGGCATCGGAGACGAGGCCCGCCAGCAGTGCCTCGACCTCACCGGTGCGCTGCCGGACGCGGTCACCGCCTGCGTCGGCGGCGGCTCCAACGCGTTGGGCATCTTCCACGCCTTCGTCGGCGATCAGGACGTGCGGTTGTACGGCTTCGAGGCCGGCGGCGACGGGGTGGCCACGGGCCGGCACGCGGCGAGCATCACCGGCGGGTCGGCCGGTGTCCTGCACGGCACCCGGACCTTCGTGCTGCAGGACGCCGACGGGCAGACCCTGGAGTCGCACTCGATCTCCGCCGGCCTGGACTACCCGGGCGTCGGGCCCGAGCACGCCTGGTTGCACGACACCGGCCGGGCGAGCTACCTGCCGGTCACCGACGACGAGGCGATGGCCGCGTTCGAGCTGCTCTGCCGCACCGAGGGGATCATCCCGGCGATCGAGAGCGCGCACGCGCTCGCCGGCACCGTCGCGTTGGCGCCGAAGCTCGCCGCCGAGCTGGGCCGGGAGCCGACCATCGTGGTCAACCTCTCCGGGCGGGGCGACAAGGACGTGCACACCGCCGGGGACTACTTCGGCATCCTCGACAAGGAGCGGTGA
- a CDS encoding Trp biosynthesis-associated membrane protein yields MAAGPLSAGERSAVGRRELTYAVLLCLAGAGLALWAATRNWSVELTLRPAPLPPVREARSGAGLLPWLPALALVTLAGGGAVLATRGGLRRVLGVLLGVLALAVAAGGGYGLVADVGGSVSRQWPALCLLGGLLAAAGGFWTALRGGGWPAMGARYERPARNDPEGSSVSTGPEGPQAPMAGRRTTEAWNALDRGEDPTAD; encoded by the coding sequence ATTGCGGCCGGCCCGTTGAGTGCCGGGGAGCGGTCCGCGGTGGGGCGGCGCGAGTTGACGTACGCCGTCCTGCTCTGCCTGGCCGGCGCGGGCCTGGCCCTGTGGGCTGCGACGCGGAACTGGTCGGTCGAGCTGACGCTGCGTCCGGCGCCGCTGCCGCCGGTGCGTGAGGCCCGCAGCGGCGCCGGCTTGCTGCCCTGGCTGCCGGCGTTGGCCCTGGTGACGTTGGCCGGCGGTGGCGCGGTGCTGGCGACCCGTGGGGGGCTGCGGCGGGTGCTCGGTGTGCTGCTCGGCGTGCTCGCGCTGGCCGTGGCGGCTGGTGGCGGTTACGGGCTGGTCGCCGACGTCGGCGGTTCGGTGAGCCGGCAGTGGCCGGCGCTCTGCCTGCTCGGCGGTCTGCTGGCCGCCGCGGGCGGTTTCTGGACGGCGCTGCGCGGCGGCGGTTGGCCGGCGATGGGTGCTCGGTACGAGCGGCCGGCGCGGAACGATCCGGAGGGCTCGTCGGTTTCGACCGGCCCGGAGGGGCCGCAAGCGCCGATGGCGGGGCGGCGGACCACCGAGGCGTGGAACGCGCTGGATCGGGGCGAGGACCCGACGGCCGACTGA
- a CDS encoding anthranilate synthase component I, with protein MTDGTVSPDLATFTELAADWRVVPVTRRLLADAETPVGVYRKLAGGPGTFLLESAEQGVGSAGMAWSRYSFIGVRSSATLIERDGVATWLGQPPAGLPTEGDPVRVLRETVAALAGPVGDPSDGLPPLTGGMVGYLGYDLVRRFERLPELTEDDLGVPELGMMLATDLVVLDHYDGSAILVANAVLPPLDAPDRAPQVAAAYHHAVGRLDAMTTALSRPIPPMISTVERPPAGEVLCRTPDGGYPKAVEAAKEAIRAGECFQIVLSQRFERSTHADPLDVYRVLRTSNPSPYMYLLRFDGFDIVGSSPEAHLKVTGGPDGRRRALLHPIAGTRPRGGTPTADAALAAELLADPKERAEHVMLVDLGRNDLGRVCQPGSVEVPEFATIERYSHVMHIVSTVTGTLRDDQSAFDALAATFPAGTLSGAPKVRAMEIIEELEPVRRGLYGGTVGYFGFGGDLDMAIAIRTALIREGRAYVQAGAGVVADSDPAAEDQETRNKAAAVLAAIAAAETLRPAR; from the coding sequence ATGACCGACGGCACCGTCAGCCCCGACCTGGCCACCTTCACCGAGCTGGCCGCCGACTGGCGGGTCGTGCCGGTCACCCGGCGGCTGCTGGCCGACGCGGAGACCCCGGTCGGGGTCTACCGGAAGTTGGCCGGTGGACCGGGCACGTTCCTGCTGGAATCGGCTGAGCAGGGCGTCGGCTCGGCCGGCATGGCCTGGTCGCGGTACTCGTTCATCGGCGTACGCAGCAGCGCCACCCTCATCGAGCGGGACGGCGTGGCCACCTGGCTGGGTCAGCCGCCGGCCGGGCTGCCCACCGAGGGTGATCCGGTGCGGGTCCTGCGCGAGACGGTGGCGGCGCTCGCCGGCCCGGTCGGGGACCCGTCCGACGGTCTGCCGCCACTGACCGGGGGCATGGTCGGCTACCTGGGGTACGACCTGGTCCGCCGCTTCGAGCGGTTGCCGGAGCTGACCGAGGACGACCTTGGCGTACCCGAGCTGGGCATGATGCTCGCCACCGACCTGGTGGTGCTCGACCACTACGACGGCTCGGCGATCCTGGTCGCCAACGCGGTGCTGCCGCCGCTGGACGCCCCGGACCGCGCTCCGCAGGTCGCCGCCGCGTACCACCACGCCGTGGGCCGGCTGGACGCGATGACCACCGCGCTGTCCCGGCCCATCCCGCCGATGATCTCCACCGTCGAGCGTCCGCCGGCCGGCGAGGTGCTCTGCCGTACGCCCGACGGCGGCTACCCGAAGGCGGTGGAGGCGGCCAAGGAGGCGATCCGGGCCGGCGAGTGCTTCCAGATCGTGCTGTCCCAGCGCTTCGAGCGGTCGACGCACGCCGACCCGCTGGACGTCTACCGGGTGCTGCGCACCAGCAACCCCAGCCCGTACATGTACCTGCTGCGCTTCGACGGGTTCGACATCGTCGGTTCCTCGCCGGAGGCGCACCTGAAGGTGACCGGCGGCCCGGACGGGCGGCGCCGGGCGTTGCTGCACCCGATCGCCGGCACCCGGCCGCGCGGCGGCACCCCCACCGCCGACGCCGCGCTCGCCGCGGAGCTGCTCGCCGACCCGAAGGAACGGGCCGAGCACGTGATGCTGGTCGACCTGGGCCGCAACGACCTGGGCCGGGTGTGTCAGCCCGGCAGCGTGGAGGTGCCCGAGTTCGCCACCATCGAGCGGTACAGCCACGTCATGCACATCGTTTCCACCGTCACCGGCACGCTGCGTGACGACCAGTCCGCGTTCGACGCGCTCGCCGCGACCTTCCCGGCCGGCACCCTGTCCGGCGCGCCGAAGGTGCGCGCCATGGAAATCATCGAGGAGCTGGAGCCGGTCCGCCGCGGCCTCTACGGCGGCACGGTCGGCTACTTCGGCTTCGGCGGCGACCTGGACATGGCGATCGCCATCCGGACCGCGCTCATCCGCGAGGGCCGCGCCTACGTGCAGGCCGGGGCGGGGGTGGTGGCCGACTCCGACCCGGCCGCCGAGGACCAGGAGACGCGGAACAAGGCCGCGGCGGTGCTGGCGGCGATCGCGGCCGCCGAAACATTGCGGCCGGCCCGTTGA
- the lgt gene encoding prolipoprotein diacylglyceryl transferase, giving the protein MTLASLSPQAALPSPSTAVWQLGPVPIRAYALCIIAGIVLACWVTERRLRQRGVAPGAVLDIAVWAVPAGIIGARIYHVITSPDKYFGAGGDPMKAFAIWEGGLGIWGAVAGGAVGAWIAARQLGIPFGVVADALAPGLPLAQAVGRLGNWFNNELFGGRTNLPWGLEIHRMDPDNPGHALRDDAGQPILEPGLYHPTFLYELLWNLGVVALVLILDRRLKLGRGRAFALYVMGYTVGRFWIELMRTDEANQILGVRLNVWTAALVFLGALIYFVRVRGPRDYLIPLGAAATPTPPPTSDLSQVDLSERETPTRAAAPEGYRVVSEEQYAAWQDTGVIPPEPATDEDSRPDGEPLGDAAPVDGPSTDDEPADDPSTSRADRADATGVRPADRDS; this is encoded by the coding sequence GTGACCCTCGCCTCGCTGTCCCCCCAGGCGGCCCTGCCCAGTCCCAGCACCGCGGTCTGGCAGCTCGGGCCCGTGCCGATCCGGGCGTACGCGCTCTGCATCATCGCCGGCATCGTGCTGGCCTGCTGGGTGACGGAGCGCCGGCTGCGGCAGCGCGGCGTCGCGCCCGGCGCGGTGCTCGACATCGCCGTGTGGGCGGTGCCCGCGGGCATCATCGGCGCCCGGATCTACCACGTGATCACCTCGCCGGACAAATACTTCGGCGCCGGTGGTGACCCGATGAAGGCGTTCGCCATCTGGGAGGGCGGTCTCGGCATCTGGGGTGCCGTCGCCGGTGGCGCGGTCGGCGCCTGGATCGCCGCCCGGCAGCTCGGTATCCCGTTCGGCGTGGTCGCCGACGCGCTGGCCCCCGGGCTGCCGCTGGCCCAGGCGGTCGGCCGGCTCGGCAACTGGTTCAACAACGAGCTGTTCGGTGGCCGCACCAACCTGCCGTGGGGCCTGGAGATCCACCGGATGGACCCGGACAATCCGGGGCACGCGCTGCGTGACGACGCCGGGCAGCCAATCCTCGAACCGGGCCTCTACCACCCGACCTTCCTCTACGAGTTGCTGTGGAACCTCGGCGTCGTCGCCCTGGTCCTGATCCTGGATCGCCGGCTGAAGCTGGGTCGCGGCCGAGCGTTCGCGCTCTACGTGATGGGCTACACCGTCGGCCGGTTCTGGATCGAGCTGATGCGCACCGACGAGGCCAACCAGATCCTCGGCGTCCGGCTCAACGTCTGGACCGCCGCCCTGGTCTTCCTCGGCGCGTTGATCTACTTCGTGCGGGTGCGCGGCCCTCGGGACTACCTGATCCCGCTCGGCGCGGCGGCGACGCCGACCCCGCCCCCCACGTCCGACCTGTCCCAGGTCGACCTCTCCGAGCGGGAGACCCCCACGCGGGCCGCCGCGCCGGAGGGCTACCGGGTGGTCAGCGAGGAGCAGTACGCCGCCTGGCAGGACACCGGCGTCATTCCGCCGGAGCCGGCTACCGACGAGGACTCCCGACCGGACGGCGAGCCGCTCGGTGACGCGGCGCCCGTCGACGGCCCGTCGACCGACGACGAGCCGGCGGACGACCCGTCGACCTCGCGCGCCGACCGGGCCGACGCCACAGGCGTGCGGCCCGCCGACCGGGACAGCTGA
- the trpA gene encoding tryptophan synthase subunit alpha, with protein MSRIGVAFDKARADGRALLVGCMPAGFPTVEGSIAAMTAMVEAGVDVIEVEIPYSDPVMDGPVIQKASDIALAGGVRTTDTLRIIEAVAATGAPVVTMTYWNPVERYGVDVFARDLAAAGGTGLITPDLIPDEADEWLAASDAHGLDHTFLVSPSSTDARLAMTVEHCRGFVYATAVMGVTGARARTSDAAPTLVSRVRAVTDLPVGVGLGVGTGAQAGTVAGYADGVIVGSALIRCLLDAPSEAEGLAALRTLSAELAEGVRTPVR; from the coding sequence ATGAGCCGGATCGGGGTGGCCTTCGACAAGGCCCGCGCCGACGGACGGGCGCTGCTGGTGGGCTGCATGCCGGCCGGTTTCCCGACCGTCGAGGGCAGCATCGCCGCGATGACCGCCATGGTCGAGGCCGGTGTCGACGTCATCGAGGTGGAGATCCCCTACTCGGACCCGGTGATGGACGGGCCGGTGATCCAGAAGGCCAGTGACATCGCGCTGGCCGGGGGCGTACGCACCACGGACACGCTGCGCATCATCGAGGCGGTGGCGGCCACCGGGGCTCCGGTGGTCACGATGACCTACTGGAACCCGGTCGAGCGGTACGGCGTGGACGTGTTCGCCCGTGACCTCGCCGCTGCCGGTGGCACCGGTCTGATCACCCCCGACCTCATTCCCGACGAGGCGGACGAGTGGCTGGCCGCCTCGGACGCACACGGGCTGGACCACACGTTCCTGGTCTCGCCGTCGTCCACCGACGCTCGGCTGGCGATGACCGTGGAGCACTGCCGTGGCTTCGTCTACGCGACCGCCGTCATGGGTGTGACCGGCGCCCGGGCGCGTACCTCCGATGCCGCGCCGACGCTGGTCTCCCGGGTTCGGGCGGTCACCGACCTGCCCGTCGGTGTCGGTCTGGGCGTGGGCACCGGTGCGCAGGCCGGCACCGTCGCCGGGTACGCCGACGGGGTGATCGTCGGCAGCGCGCTGATCCGGTGCCTGCTCGACGCGCCCTCCGAGGCGGAGGGGCTGGCCGCGCTGCGTACCCTCAGCGCCGAACTCGCCGAGGGCGTCCGCACCCCCGTCCGGTGA